The sequence AGATGGCTCAAGGTTTTTCTCCCACACCAGATGCATCAGGGATTCACGGGTGAAGACTTTGCCGGGTTCTCTGGCGAGGGTCACCAGCAGGTCAAACTCTGTTTTGGTGAGTTTGAGGGGTTTTTCTTCCAGCAGCACTTCACGGGTCACCAGATTGATGCTCAGTTTGCCATGTTGCAGGATTTCACTCTTGCCTGCCCGGCGCAGCAGGGATTTCACGCGGGCCAGCAGTTCTTTCAACTCGAAGGGTTTGGTGAGGAAGTCGTCTGCTCCCACTTCGAAGCCTTCCAGACGGGCATCCAGATTGGTGCGTGCGCTGCACATCAAAATGGGGTGGTTGGGGTGGGTTTTGCGGATGGCTTCGACGACCTGGTAACCTTCCATGTCAGGCAGCATCAGGTCCAGAATCACGAGGTCGCTCTTGGCATACTTCTCAAGCGCTTCATCTCCACGGCTGGCCGTGATGATCTGGTAGCCCTGACGTTCCAGATAGGTCTTCAGGATCTGTCTCAGCGAGGCTTCATCTTCAACGATGAGGATTTTAATCATGTACTTTTTCTCCTCTGGTGTCTCAAGGGAGCATCCCGACCTTCATTCTGGCTTTAGTCAATTTACATAAATCTTACAACAGGGGTTTGCGGCTGAGACGTGTCCAAGGGCCCGATTGCAAGATTGGTGTAATAGACGTGTATTTTTTATTTTACAGATGTTTAAAGTAGGCCAATTGGCTTATCAAAACATCACCATGAGAAAGCACCTGTAAACATGATTTTGGGCTGAATTGAACCTGAAGCTCAACGGCGGATCCGACCGACCAGAGAAGACAGCTCTTTCACTTTGAGCAGGAAGGTCAGGACAAGATACACCACACCTCCAACCCCACCCGCAAGCACCAGACCCACCATGCCCTGCAAGATGCCCCCAGAGTGCGGAAGCAAACTGCCCAGCCACCATGCAAGACCACCTGCAATTGCAGCAGCAGGAACCACCCGCACCAGAAACACCCCCAGTTCTTTCAAGGGAAAGCCCAATTGTTTGCGGTACAACCAGAGCTGCACAGACAGCACCACCAACCCCGAAATGAAACTGCTGATCCCGAAACCGCTCAGGCCCAGAGCCTCTGGACGGGTCAACAGGGCATACAGCCCCACTTCAAAGAAAGCGCCTCCAGAGGTGATGAGAAGGGAATCCAAGGTTCTGCCCCGCACAAAGAAAGTGCGTGCCATGAACTGAATCATGCCCCACGGCACAATGGCCAGCGCCCAGGTGCCCAGAATCAGGGCACCTGCCTGATACTTCTGGATTTCTGCAGGGGTGTCTGGCAGACTCAAATTGAAAATGCTCACCGCAAAAGGGGCCAGAGCCACCAGCAAAGCACTCACAGGGGCAGCAAAAAACACCACGGCCCGCAAACCTTGCACGGTCAGGGCTTTGAATCCGGCTGTGTCCTGATCGTTCCAGTGGCGGGCCAACCTCGGGTAAAGGGCGGTGGCAGGGGAGACCGCAAACAGACCCAGAGCAAGCTGGAAAATCACCTCAGCGTTCTGGTATCCCGAAATGGTCCCTCCAGAAAAAGCCGTGATGAAACGGGTGACGATCAGGTTCAAGAACTGTCTGGCACTGGTCGAAAGCAAAAAAGGAGCCATTCTGGAAAGCACCACTTTGATGTGTGGGTTCCAGCCCAGTTGCGGTCTCGGAAACATCCCGGCCTTGAACAGGGGCCACGACTGCACCAGAAACTGCACCAAGCCACCAAATGTCCAGCCCAGACCCAGCCACAGAGCCGTGCGAGGTGCAAACAGCAACACCAGAATGGAAGCCACATTGAAGGCCACCTGCGCATAACTGTAAGCCTT is a genomic window of Deinococcus misasensis DSM 22328 containing:
- a CDS encoding response regulator transcription factor, giving the protein MIKILIVEDEASLRQILKTYLERQGYQIITASRGDEALEKYAKSDLVILDLMLPDMEGYQVVEAIRKTHPNHPILMCSARTNLDARLEGFEVGADDFLTKPFELKELLARVKSLLRRAGKSEILQHGKLSINLVTREVLLEEKPLKLTKTEFDLLVTLAREPGKVFTRESLMHLVWEKNLEPSSRSVDVRIADLRKKLRAYPVIDTVWGSGYRMKKTLS
- the murJ gene encoding murein biosynthesis integral membrane protein MurJ, giving the protein MKNTIILMLGTLSSRVLGLVRQMVINLFPVSIQDAFNVASKVPNLFRELLAEGALVNSFIPVYQGLPEAEQKKLANSFFGALIAINMVLVGLGIVFARPIVDFLVADGDNINTDLAVQITQLVMPFLMMMSFSAVSMGILSARENFKAYSYAQVAFNVASILVLLFAPRTALWLGLGWTFGGLVQFLVQSWPLFKAGMFPRPQLGWNPHIKVVLSRMAPFLLSTSARQFLNLIVTRFITAFSGGTISGYQNAEVIFQLALGLFAVSPATALYPRLARHWNDQDTAGFKALTVQGLRAVVFFAAPVSALLVALAPFAVSIFNLSLPDTPAEIQKYQAGALILGTWALAIVPWGMIQFMARTFFVRGRTLDSLLITSGGAFFEVGLYALLTRPEALGLSGFGISSFISGLVVLSVQLWLYRKQLGFPLKELGVFLVRVVPAAAIAGGLAWWLGSLLPHSGGILQGMVGLVLAGGVGGVVYLVLTFLLKVKELSSLVGRIRR